A stretch of Castanea sativa cultivar Marrone di Chiusa Pesio chromosome 2, ASM4071231v1 DNA encodes these proteins:
- the LOC142623820 gene encoding uncharacterized protein LOC142623820, with protein MESSNSGLDFEFPVEESTIYSDLGDLGYTAGQSEDGYDLSTGSPDNCLYMSDLEKPLNFAPEAGESHHVPSNGLYAGYNDYTDAELFPSNSCGAAQLISLSDLSDPLPQRPCGFMNVSRNGAIEAAFPFDVSEIIEELGDLGNTSGLSHKETAEAAFLFDVSEIIEELGDLGNTSGFSHNETSDAAFPFDVSEIIEELGDLGYKSGLNHNGTADAAFPFDVSAIIDELGDLGNTSGLVHNGTIEAASPFDVSEILEEWGDLCNTSGLGHNFSTCSLDDCINIEDLEKLLNCLAEADESQQTVCSNKKDRKRKRKERN; from the exons ATGGAATCAAGTAACTCTGGTTTGGATTTTGAATTCCCTGTCGAGGAATCTACTATTTACTCAGACTTGGGAGATTTGGGCTACACAGCTGGACAAAGTGAAGATGGATATGATTTGTCCACTGGTTCTCCGGACAATTGTCTTTACATGAGTGATCTCGAGAAGCCTCTGAATTTTGCTCCTGAAGCTGGTGAATCTCATCATGTTCCAAGTAACGGCCTCTATGCTGGATACAATGATTATACTGATGCAGAGCTGTTTCCTAGCAATTCTTGCGGTGCTGCTCAGCTCATATCTTTGTCAGATCTGTCTGATCCACTGCCACAGAGACCTTGTGGATTTATG AATGTCAGTCGTAACGGAGCTATTGAAGCAGCATTTCCTTTTGATGTATCTGAAATTATTGAAGAGTTGGGAGATCTGGGCAATACATCTGGACTTAGTCATAAGGAAACTGCTGAAGCCGCATTTCTTTTTGATGTCTCTGAAATTATTGAAGAGTTGGGAGATCTGGGAAATACATCTGGGTTTAGTCATAACGAAACTTCTGATGCAGCATTTCCTTTTGATGTTTCTGAAATTATTGAAGAGTTGGGAGATCTAGGCTATAAATCTGGACTTAATCATAATGGAACTGCTGACGCTGCATTTCCTTTTGATGTATCTGCAATTATTGATGAGTTGGGAGATCTGGGAAATACATCTGGACTTGTTCATAATGGAACTATCGAAGCAGCATCACCATTTGATGTATCTGAAATCTTAGAAGAGTGGGGAGATCTTTGCAATACATCTGGGCTTGGACATAATTTCTCCACTTGTTCTCTGGATGATTGTATTAACATAGAGGATCTCGAGAAGCTACTGAATTGCC